The proteins below come from a single Deinococcus humi genomic window:
- a CDS encoding sucrase ferredoxin, with amino-acid sequence MTVTARPRLPLCADASLAAGEDPIGTAPHWQEVTVLELDVPVWARLRDVANWTAQQSGVFERLRGKVEASGAGFGLLMSAPAQADQPLRVRHYVRRHAGYVRRDYASDLPQSEWARGLIDTLLEPENLSGWRPVETPPSGPDLHVCTHGTVDAACGRYGVPVYAALQAAGLRCWRTGHFGGHRFAATAVDLPGGYLWAHLTPELAVQVARREVSPAEVAGHLRGFAGLPPLAQVLDRELLIRYGWDWLRAARWAELDGPDVSLHFELDGLKGTAHAEIAAAPSLKLPGSSHKPDLSDVRQWQMRELRVELQATAQAIP; translated from the coding sequence ATGACCGTGACCGCGCGGCCCCGCCTGCCCCTGTGCGCCGATGCCTCGCTGGCCGCCGGGGAGGACCCGATTGGTACCGCCCCGCACTGGCAGGAGGTCACGGTGCTGGAACTGGACGTTCCCGTCTGGGCGCGGTTGCGGGACGTGGCGAACTGGACGGCCCAGCAAAGCGGCGTCTTCGAGCGGCTGCGCGGCAAGGTGGAGGCCTCGGGAGCGGGCTTCGGTCTGCTGATGAGCGCCCCGGCGCAGGCGGATCAGCCGCTGCGGGTGCGTCACTATGTTCGCCGGCACGCGGGCTATGTGCGCCGGGACTATGCCAGTGATCTGCCCCAGTCCGAGTGGGCACGCGGATTGATCGACACGCTGCTGGAACCGGAGAATCTGAGTGGGTGGCGGCCCGTGGAGACGCCACCCTCCGGCCCGGACCTTCACGTCTGTACCCACGGGACGGTGGACGCCGCCTGTGGCCGCTACGGCGTACCGGTCTACGCCGCCCTTCAGGCGGCGGGCCTGCGCTGCTGGCGCACCGGGCATTTCGGCGGTCACCGATTTGCGGCCACCGCCGTGGACCTCCCTGGTGGCTACCTGTGGGCGCACCTGACGCCCGAACTGGCCGTGCAGGTGGCCCGGCGTGAGGTCAGTCCCGCCGAAGTCGCCGGGCACCTGCGCGGCTTTGCCGGCCTGCCCCCGCTGGCCCAGGTGCTGGACCGCGAACTGCTGATCCGTTACGGCTGGGACTGGCTACGCGCCGCGCGCTGGGCCGAGCTGGACGGCCCGGACGTCAGCCTGCATTTTGAACTGGACGGCCTCAAGGGCACGGCCCACGCCGAGATCGCTGCCGCCCCTTCCCTGAAACTTCCCGGCTCCAGCCACAAACCCGATCTGAGTGACGTGAGGCAGTGGCAGATGCGTGAGCTTCGCGTGGAATTGCAGGCGACGGCACAGGCCATCCCTTGA
- a CDS encoding FecCD family ABC transporter permease, with protein sequence MVFVGAALLLVLALLASLALGASEISLAHVARLLFAPDDSTDSLVVHALRLPRTLVAGLAGAALAVSGLLLQGVTRNPLADPGILGVEAGGAFAILIMVVFFPSAPAALFVPAAFVGGALAAAAAYGAARSVGLTPLRLALAGVAVAYLLGAATRAVQILFETRAQGALFALSGSVAGRTWEQLWQVAPWLGLGLVVALLLATRVNVLALGEDIASSLGTRTARDSAVITALGVLLAAASVSVVGPIGFVGLIVPHAARALMGADHRLSLPLSALLGAALLILADIAARLIDKPAETPVGILVAAAGAPFFVLLARRIGRSN encoded by the coding sequence CTGGTGTTTGTGGGGGCGGCGCTGCTGCTCGTGCTGGCCCTGCTGGCCTCGCTGGCGTTGGGGGCCAGTGAGATCTCCCTGGCCCACGTGGCCCGTCTGCTGTTTGCCCCTGACGACAGCACCGACAGCCTGGTGGTGCACGCCCTGCGGCTGCCGCGCACGCTGGTGGCAGGGCTGGCTGGAGCGGCGCTGGCGGTGTCGGGTCTGCTGCTTCAGGGCGTGACCCGCAATCCCCTGGCCGATCCGGGCATCCTAGGCGTGGAGGCGGGCGGGGCGTTCGCCATTCTGATCATGGTGGTCTTCTTTCCCAGCGCCCCTGCCGCGCTGTTCGTGCCCGCTGCCTTCGTGGGCGGGGCGCTGGCGGCGGCGGCGGCGTACGGCGCGGCCAGGAGTGTGGGCCTGACTCCCCTGCGGCTGGCGTTGGCCGGGGTGGCGGTGGCGTATCTGCTGGGGGCGGCCACCCGCGCCGTGCAGATCCTGTTCGAAACCCGTGCCCAGGGCGCGCTCTTTGCGCTGTCCGGCTCGGTGGCGGGGCGAACCTGGGAGCAGCTGTGGCAGGTGGCCCCGTGGCTGGGGCTGGGACTGGTGGTGGCGCTGCTGCTGGCCACCCGCGTCAACGTGCTGGCACTGGGCGAGGACATCGCCAGCAGCCTGGGCACCCGCACCGCCCGCGACAGCGCCGTGATCACGGCGCTGGGCGTGCTGTTGGCCGCCGCTTCAGTGAGCGTGGTGGGGCCTATTGGCTTTGTCGGGCTGATCGTGCCCCACGCGGCCCGCGCCCTGATGGGAGCCGATCACCGTTTGAGCCTGCCGCTCTCGGCACTGCTGGGCGCGGCGCTGTTGATCCTGGCGGACATCGCCGCCCGTCTGATCGACAAACCCGCCGAAACCCCGGTGGGCATTCTGGTGGCCGCTGCCGGAGCGCCCTTCTTCGTGCTGCTGGCCCGGCGAATCGGGCGGTCCAACTAA
- a CDS encoding iron-siderophore ABC transporter substrate-binding protein, with the protein MKRSVLLLTLALTPTAVAQTLTLKHDEGTTTVKKNPQRVVVMDEEALGWMFALGVGERVVGLASSYLSPTDVSGGKLKPAVLKEGFYTRGKLNNPSFVGSWTAPNLETILALKPDLIVRLTWDGNQNYDKLSKIAPTVGYEEGSQGFWQKGLRDLARVFGKQVQAEQIIKEAADVNRSNARKLQAAGVFRKYDKVVVLAPFSGGNTWAYSRVRLIDDLLALGFKNGLKIGNATLGIGAQINDEALLGIDKKTLVVLFPPGGQYNGADAFLKTPVGQRLKDQSVVYTPEAFSPYSGPLTSIRNSNEVTRLILDKLK; encoded by the coding sequence GTGAAACGATCTGTTCTGCTGCTGACCCTGGCGCTGACGCCTACTGCCGTCGCCCAGACCCTGACCCTCAAGCACGACGAGGGGACCACCACCGTCAAGAAGAATCCTCAACGCGTCGTTGTTATGGACGAGGAGGCCCTGGGCTGGATGTTCGCGCTGGGGGTGGGTGAACGGGTGGTGGGCCTGGCCAGCAGCTACCTGTCTCCCACCGACGTCAGCGGCGGGAAGCTCAAGCCCGCAGTGCTGAAAGAGGGATTCTACACCCGTGGCAAGCTGAACAACCCCAGCTTCGTGGGCAGCTGGACAGCCCCCAACCTGGAAACCATCCTGGCCCTGAAGCCTGATCTGATTGTCCGCCTGACCTGGGACGGCAACCAGAATTACGACAAGCTCAGCAAGATCGCCCCCACCGTGGGCTATGAAGAGGGCAGTCAGGGCTTCTGGCAGAAGGGCCTGCGTGATCTGGCGCGCGTGTTTGGCAAGCAGGTACAGGCCGAGCAGATCATCAAGGAGGCGGCGGACGTGAACCGCAGCAACGCCCGCAAACTCCAGGCGGCAGGCGTCTTCAGGAAATACGACAAGGTGGTGGTGCTGGCCCCCTTCAGCGGTGGTAACACCTGGGCCTACAGCCGGGTGCGCCTGATCGATGACCTGCTGGCGCTGGGCTTCAAGAACGGCCTGAAGATCGGCAACGCCACGCTGGGTATCGGGGCGCAGATCAACGACGAGGCCCTGCTGGGCATCGACAAGAAGACCCTAGTGGTGCTGTTTCCCCCCGGCGGCCAGTACAACGGCGCGGACGCTTTTCTGAAAACCCCGGTGGGCCAGCGCCTGAAGGATCAGAGTGTGGTGTACACCCCCGAAGCTTTCAGCCCGTACTCCGGCCCGCTGACCTCCATCCGCAACAGCAACGAGGTCACGCGCCTGATTCTGGACAAATTGAAATGA